In a single window of the Acyrthosiphon pisum isolate AL4f chromosome X, pea_aphid_22Mar2018_4r6ur, whole genome shotgun sequence genome:
- the LOC100574208 gene encoding cingulin-like protein 1 gives MYSDNTYMADALKKILKENSNLENRLQQVTEELCSMKKDHVELISDCNDECISREVCEKKKTLKNNIKIIDGLEYSLCDMKDQLIETEKLKMSIQNNELNNKLEIENDIKNCHKIDDLCKRIIQFEAVTKGLEMQNKTHIVEIDKLKEAKCVAEKKFKEKIEDLNRTIQELRKELATAKLDSEKTEKYLKNEKDVDKKRFEQKICKLETDIENLETELKFYKSEYDSLMTKNLLNEKELSKFTEMVQRLQTREFELNKENEENKEHVSTLCKNVDVIEQQREETIQKNNELTDQNDNLRAENDVQCKIIEDLNNKVICVGKNESSVRKDLVVHKEKLRRADEKITNLNSEMSHVKCEFHKTCAKLTCTEQKLKNTESKLNEEICLKEKITEKYSNIVNCLTTNCDMKQSIKPICISAGCQYDISADDKQIGDYCCFPGENNMSCNITNYDERGLNCENTYSIKMTKESSHIGIQTNLCCPETGPPIANCGMVSVIIDESCSNDNVMCCPEPCDTNKCDFGQCESNDSCTCQCETPPLETTSKLDCHSVDCSRSDKSELTTSCDCIALFLEKENLKSQLAESTQLLEQYGKDAEKKICEIQDEHCKKEFDMNESFNRKTSQYKKDMDELTTQLEECKAKILCMEKELNCCLEREKRLKKDMEKLKEAIKCKDSKINDEENKMNTMCECLEECKKQFETLKCSLELEKSTKEELDKQLEHIVVKPQKNNSIKKLKTPDKVVRKNKVSKNFKKNVHDPCEDKRLRSGADHDTGHKFRGAEQEMYRRHRVRRFNGYTRDDRNYYPAQVRSDPKGLGYGDPAAHSLPPQFVESLRQQVRKNVGCDNTNCYVMGCCSKLYFRH, from the exons ATGTACTCAGATAATACATATATGGCAGATgcgttgaaaaaaattttaaaagagaaTTCAAATTTAGAGAACCGATTACAACAAGTAACAGAAGAATTGTGTTCTATGAAAAAGGATCATGTAGAATTAATAAGTGATTGCAATGATGAATGCATATCAAGAGAAGTCTGTGAAAAGAAAAAGAcacttaaaaacaatattaaaattatagatggATTGGAATATAGTTTGTGTGATATGAAAGACCAGTTAATAGAaacagaaaaattgaaaatgagtATACAAAATAACGAACTAAATAACAAATTGGAAATAGAAAATgacataaaaaattgtcataaaatcgATGATCTCTGTAAACGAATTATTCAATTCGAAGCCGTTACTAAAGGTCTTGAGATGCAAAACAAAACACATATAGTAGAAATTGATAAACTAAAAGAAGCAAAATGTGtcgcagaaaaaaaatttaaagaaaaaattgaagatCTCAATCGCACCATTCAAGAGTTAAGAAAAGAATTAGCCACTGCTAAATTAGATTccgaaaaaactgaaaaatacttgaaaaatgaaaaagacGTTGACAAAAAacgttttgaacaaaaaatttgTAAACTGGAAACTGATATTGAGAACTTAGAAACTGAACTTAAGTTTTATAAAAGTGAATATGATTCATTAATGACAAAAAATCTGTTAAATGAAAAAGAACTTTCAAAATTCACTGAGATGGTTCAACGATTACAAACTCGCgaatttgaattgaataaaGAAAACGAAGAAAACAAAGAACATGTGTCAACGCTATGTAAAAATGTGGATGTAATAGAACAACAACGTGAagaaacaatacaaaaaaacaatgaattgaCAGatcaaaatgataatttaagagCGGAAAATGACGTACAGTGTAAAATTATCGAGGACTTGAATAATAAGGTCATATGTGTAGGAAAAAACGAATCAAGTGTGCGAAAAGATTTGGTTGTGCATAAAGAAAAACTAAGGAGAGCGGACGAAAAAATTACCAATTTGAATTCAGAAATGAGCCACGTTAAATGTGAATTTCACAAAACTTGTGCCAAATTGACTTGTACGGAACAAAAACTAAAGAATACAGAGAGTAAACTGAACGAAGAGATATGTCTAAAAGAAAAAATCACTgagaaatatagtaatattgtcaATTGTCTGACTACGAATTGTGACATGAAGCAATCGATAAAGCCAATTTGTATATCTGCCGGATGTCAATATGACATATCAGCAGATGATAAACAGATCGGAGACTACTgctg TTTTCCTGGTGAAAACAACATGTCgtgtaatattacaaattatgacGAACGGGGACTAAACTGTGAAAACacttattcaattaaaatgacAAAGGAATCTTCTCATATTGGTATACAGACAAATTTGTGTTGTCCTGAAACTGGACCACCTATAGCCAATTGTGGAATGGTATCAGTAATTATTGACGAATCCTGTTCCAATGATAACGTCATGTGCTGCCCTGAACCGTGTGACACCAATAAATGTGACTTTGGCCAATGTGAATCAAATGACAGTTGCACGTGTCAATGTGAGACACCACCACTTGAGACAACATCTAAATTAGATTGTCATTCAGTTGACTGTTCGCGTTCTGACAAATCAGAACTCACGACATCGTGTGATTGTATTGCTCTTTTCTTGGAAAAAGAAAACTTAAAATCTCAACTGGCCGAGTCGACACAACTATTAGAACAATATGGAAAGGACgcagagaaaaaaatatgtgaaattcaAGACGAACACTGCAAAAAGGAGTTTGATATGAATGAATCTTTCAATAGGAAAACATCACAATACAAAAAAGATATGGATGAACTTACCACACAATTGGAAGAATGCAAAGCAAAGATTTTGTGTATGGAAAAGGAATTAAATTGCTGTCTGGAaagag aaaagcGACTAAAAAAAGATATGGAAAAACTAAAGGAAGCTATAAAATGCAAAGATTCAAAAATCAATGatgaagaaaataaaatgaatacgaTGTGTGAATGTTTGGAGGAATGTAAAAAACAATTCGAAACCCTGAAATGCTCATTGGAGTTGGAAAAATCCACAAAAGAAGAATTGGACAAACAATTAGAACACATAGT AGTTAAGCCCCAAAAGAATAATAGCATTAAGAAGTTAAAGACACCCGATAAAGTCGTGCGGAAAAACAAGGTatcaaagaattttaaaaaaaatgtgcatgaTCCTTGCGAAGATAAGAGATTGAGGTCGGGAGCCGACCATGACACGGGACACAAATTCCGTGGCGCCGAACAAGAAATGTATCGTCGTCATCGTGTTCGTCGTTTCAACGGCTATACC CGGGACGACAGAAACTACTATCCGGCTCAAGTTCGTTCTGACCCGAAAGGACTTGGTTACGGTGATCCGGCGGCACATTCGCTGCCGCCTCAGTTCGTTGAATCGTTGCGGCAACAAGTGCGAAAAAATGTCGGATGTGACAACACCAATTGTTACGTAATGGGATGCTGCAGCAAACTCTATTTCCGGCATTAG
- the LOC115033415 gene encoding uncharacterized protein LOC115033415 yields the protein MNGYIEAQCLGAYRLLVKNYNKLFDKNLCLKSEIQHSQLNVRRNKKLFELRKKSIYNTLLCRIKREKYHLKKIEQLKCKLCTKDYDINTLKHIQDLDKEKIEAYKACLFYNVQSYYRY from the exons ATGAATGGTTATATTGAAGCGCAGTGTTTAGGCGCTTACCGTCTTTTGgttaagaattataataagttatttgataaaaatttgtgtttaaaatcgGAAATCCAACATTCTCAACTAAACGTAAGaagaaataaaaagttatttgaatTGAGAAAAAAGAG TATTTATAATACTCTTCTATGTCGAATTAAACgtgaaaaatatcatttaaagaaaatagagcagttaaaatgtaaattgtgtaCAAAGGACTATGATATAAACACGCTGAAACATATACAAGACTTGGACAAGGAGAAAATAGAAGCATATAAGGCAtgcttattttataatgtccagtcatattatagatattag